A single region of the Salvelinus sp. IW2-2015 linkage group LG20, ASM291031v2, whole genome shotgun sequence genome encodes:
- the npas2 gene encoding neuronal PAS domain-containing protein 2, with protein MDNLSDFGSLCPSNRREWDTSSCVDDLMDEDEKDRAKRASRNKSEKKRRDQFNVLIKELCTMLQGQGHPRKMDKSTILQRTINFLQTQKEITAQTESCEIRQDWKPSFLSNEEFTQLMLEALDGFLIALTTDGNIIYVSDSVSSLIAHLPSDMVDQNILNFLPEREHGEVYKLLSSHMLMTDPISADFLDSKTHIEFCCHLARGNIDPKEPPTYEYVKFVGDFKFHNNVPTSSCNGFELTLPRTLQSSLEEQVCLVATVRLVTPQFLKDLCNVEDPCDEFTSRHSLEWKFLFLDHRASPIIGYLPFEVLGTSGYDYYHVDDLELIARCHKQLMQFGKGKSCYYRFLTKGQQWIWLQTHYYITYHQWNSKPEFIVCTHTVVSYAEVRAERRREFGLEETSPEMATSSSIKAQEVYLDICPNLDPPAQDRMSGACSVSSHSSRKSSHTALSDSASNTSLRFTDACTPSRQSASVAGTEKNLAILVPSSAKQQQQQQQSMYQQQPQEPQLGVMNQLKEQLEERTRILQMDIKTQQQELHDIKEKLQLANLQMLLQQPIHGDFGQVQQQQPQQQGPGRPVQQHQPQSRVIRQASAHSKQPLHGAHDLSPHSLLREHSTPSPQVQQRLIRSAGGQMQAVSLPVHTHTSLTMPFYSNPMMFSQQMNTQPLQDANQRHSDTEFSQEGQLRMLLNQPMQTLLPDSSMSSQASQCNTAIQQTKYTLEQQMMTPSFPMQQVNCNAVLVPSPVFTSPIMIPHNSFITHQAQPTYHPQQQANHHSLQLQHPQQFFQMQPQGLLHSGPTQAFFHATTVPQQGTVGYIQQQPQQQQPQQQQQQHHHSQNQTGNLSDFRNMLTR; from the exons ATGGACAACCTTTCCGACTTTGGGTCCCTATGTCCGTCTAACCGGAGGGAATGGGA cACCAGCAGCTGTGTGGACGATTTGATGGATGAAGATGAGAAAGACAGGGCAAAAAG GGCATCTCGTAACAAATcggaaaaaaaaagaagagaccaATTCAATGTGCTCATCAAGGAACTGTGCACCATGCTGCAGGGCCAAGGTCATCCGCGCAAGATGGACAAGTCCACCATACTGCAGAGAACGATCAACTTCCTGCAGACACAGAAAG AAATCACAGCACAGACCGAGTCGTGTGAGATACGGCAGGACTGGAAGCCTTCGTTCCTCAGTAATGAGGAGTTCACCCAGTTGATGCTGGAG GCTTTAGACGGTTTCCTCATAGCACTAACTACAGATGGAAACATTATATATGTGTCCGACAGCGTGTCTTCACTCATTGCCCATTTACCG TCAGATATGGTGGACCAAAATATCTTGAACTTTCTCCCTGAGCGTGAGCATGGGGAGGTCTATAAGCTGCTATCATCCCACATGCTGATGACTGACCCCATCTCTGCTGACTTCCTAGACA GTAAGACACACATTGAGTTCTGCTGTCATTTAGCCAGAGGAAACATCGACCCAAAGGAACCCCCTACATATGAGTACGTGAAATTTGTAGGAgatttcaagtttcataacaaTG TGCCTACTTCCTCTTGTAACGGGTTTGAGTTGACATTACCAAGAACCCTGCAGTCATCACTGGAAGAGCAGGTCTGCCTTGTTGCCACTGTACGATTAGTCACTCCGCAGTTTTTAAAG GATTTGTGTAATGTGGAAGATCCCTGTGATGAATTCACATCTAGACACAGCCTTGAATGGAAGTTCCTGTTCTTAGATCACAG AGCTTCACCAATCATCGGCTACTTGCCCTTTGAGGTTCTTGGGACTTCTGGCTATGATTACTATCATGTGGATGACTTGGAGCTTATAGCGCGGTGTCATAAGCAAT TAATGCAGTTTGGGAAGGGTAAATCCTGCTACTATCGGTTTCTGACCAAGGGTCAGCAGTGGATCTGGTTGCAGACACACTACTACATTACATACCATCAGTGGAACTCCAAGCCAGAGTTCATAGTGTGCACTCACACAGTCGTCAG TTACGCGGaggtgagagcagagaggaggagagagtttgGCTTGGAGGAGACGTCACCTGAGATGGCCACTTCGTCCTCCATAAAG GCTCAGGAGGTGTACCTGGACATCTGTCCCAATCTGGACCCTCCCGCACAGGACAGGATGAGCGGGGCATGCTCAGTGTCCTCCCACAGCTCCCGGAAATCCTCCCACACGGCCCTGTCCGATTCGGCAT CCAACACGTCTTTGCGGTTCACAGACGCTTGCACACCATCACGACAGTCTGCATCAGTCGCGGGGACAGAGAAGAATTTGGCCATACTCGTACCCAGTAGTGCAAAG caacaacagcagcagcagcagtccaTGTACCAACAGCAGCCCCAAGAGCCTCAGCTAGGTGTGATGAACCAGCTCAAGGAGCAGCTGGAGGAGAGGACACGCATCCTGCAGATGGACATCAAGACTCAGCAGCAGGAGCTGCATGACATCAAGGAGAAGCTTCAGCTAGCTAACCTCCAG atgttgtTACAGCAACCCATCCACGGTGACTTTGGCCAGGTCCAACAGCAGCAGCCTCAGCAGCAGGGTCCAGGGAGGCCGGTCCAGCAGCATCAGCCCCAATCTAGGGTGATCAGGCAGGCCTCGGCCCACTCCAAACAGCCTCTCCATGGAGCCCACGACTtgtcccctcactctctcctcagaGAGCACAGCACACCCTCCCCTCAG gtgCAGCAGAGATTGATAAGGAGTGCAGGCGGGCAGATGCAGGCAGTCAGTCTCCCGGTGCACACCCACACCAGCCTGACCATGCCCTTCTACAGCAACCCCATGATGTTCTCTCAGCAGATGAACACACAGCCACTGCAGGATGCAAACCAAAGACACTCAGACACCGAGTTCAGTCAAGAGGGACAGTTACG CATGCTGCTCAACCAGCCAATGCAGACCCTCTTACCTGATAGCAGTATGAGCTCCCAGGCTTCCCAGTGCAACACAGCCATCCAGCAAACCAA ATACACCCTGGAGCAGCAGATGATGACCCCGTCGTTCCCCATGCAGCAGGTGAACTGCAACGCTGTCCTGGTCCCCTCCCCTGTATTCACGTCCCCCATCATGATCCCTCACAACAGCTTTATCACGCACCAGGCCCAGCCCACCTACCACCCTCAGCAGCAGGCCAACCATCACTCTCTACAGCTGCAGCATCCCCAGCAGTTCTTTCAG ATGCAGCCCCAAGGACTCTTACACAGTGGACCCACTCAGGCGTTCTTCCACGCCACTACTGTCCCACAGCAAGGTACTGTGGGTTATATTCAACAACAACCGCAGCAGCAGCAaccacaacaacagcagcaacaacaccaCCATTCCCAAAACCAGACTGGCAACCTTTCAGACTTCCGAAATATGCTCACTCGGTAG